The proteins below are encoded in one region of Halalkalicoccus jeotgali B3:
- a CDS encoding sulfite exporter TauE/SafE family protein — MSPELAVLLAVIALFAGVGITAIGPGGVFVTVALFALAPLSTAEVAGTASATFVATGLLGSAVYFQSGEFAQGHAREMAIVLSATSVLGALAGSQLNLVLPERVFGYLLSVFVTTIGAVIVYREHVGLKPSNRLDSVPDRQRRVLIGGVGLGIGILGGLLGVGGPVVAVPVLVVLGVPMLVAVAVAQVQSVFISTFATAGYALSGAVSIPVAVLIGIPQLVGVLAGWKVAHLVDPHRLRIVLGAVLVTVGPLLLL, encoded by the coding sequence GTGTCGCCCGAACTCGCCGTCCTCCTCGCAGTGATCGCCCTGTTCGCGGGCGTTGGGATCACCGCGATCGGACCCGGCGGCGTCTTCGTGACGGTCGCCCTGTTCGCACTCGCGCCCCTCTCGACCGCGGAGGTCGCGGGCACCGCGAGCGCGACGTTCGTCGCGACCGGCCTGCTGGGCAGCGCCGTCTACTTCCAATCGGGCGAGTTCGCGCAGGGTCACGCCCGCGAGATGGCGATCGTCCTGAGCGCGACGAGCGTCCTCGGGGCGCTCGCGGGTTCGCAGCTCAACCTCGTCCTCCCCGAGCGCGTCTTCGGGTATCTCCTGTCGGTCTTCGTCACCACTATCGGCGCGGTGATCGTCTATCGCGAGCACGTGGGCCTAAAGCCCTCGAACCGGCTCGACAGCGTTCCCGACCGCCAGCGCCGGGTGCTGATCGGCGGGGTCGGCCTCGGGATCGGGATCCTGGGGGGGTTGCTCGGCGTCGGCGGGCCCGTCGTCGCCGTACCGGTGTTGGTGGTACTGGGCGTGCCGATGCTCGTCGCGGTCGCCGTCGCGCAGGTCCAGTCGGTCTTCATCTCGACGTTCGCGACCGCCGGCTACGCGCTCTCGGGGGCGGTGTCGATCCCCGTCGCCGTCCTGATCGGGATCCCCCAACTGGTGGGCGTCCTCGCCGGCTGGAAGGTCGCCCACCTGGTCGATCCCCACCGACTTCGGATCGTACTGGGGGCCGTGCTCGTGACGGTCGGACCGCTGCTCCTTCTCTGA
- a CDS encoding universal stress protein, whose protein sequence is MAERILVPIDDSDRSTEAVEFAFDEHPEAAFVALHVHEPVYGEGFAWREREDATEDDDVEALFERLEGIAEKHGVSIETVTSEGKPSDEIIEYVESNPIDAIVMGSHGRSGASRVLLGSVAETVTRRSPVPVTVVR, encoded by the coding sequence ATGGCCGAGAGGATACTCGTTCCGATCGACGACTCGGACCGGTCGACCGAGGCGGTGGAGTTCGCCTTCGACGAACACCCGGAGGCCGCGTTCGTCGCCCTGCACGTCCACGAACCGGTCTACGGCGAAGGGTTCGCGTGGCGCGAGCGCGAGGATGCGACGGAGGACGACGACGTCGAGGCACTGTTCGAGCGCCTTGAGGGGATCGCGGAGAAACACGGGGTGAGCATCGAGACGGTGACCAGCGAGGGCAAACCCTCCGACGAAATCATCGAGTACGTCGAATCGAATCCGATCGACGCGATCGTCATGGGATCGCACGGCCGGTCGGGGGCCTCGCGGGTCCTCTTGGGCAGCGTCGCCGAGACGGTCACGCGACGCTCGCCCGTGCCGGTGACGGTCGTTCGCTGA
- a CDS encoding single-stranded DNA binding protein: MGAIEDVYSDLDTDVSLEEFEDAVEAKVEQMGGLADEETAAMLIAHELRDEEVTGISDIEPGMDEVKFLAKVTGVGELRTFERDEEDEDGMVINVEAADATGSVRLAFWDEQAKAIENEGMEQGTVLRVKGRPKEGYNGLEVSVTQAEEDPDAEVDVDIRDTYRIEDLSMGLSDVDLKGKVLATDGVRTFDRDDGSEGRVANLTLGDETGRIRITLWDERTEATEAFSAGESVEIVDGYVRERNGELELHVGNRGAIEGIEDEIEYVPETTAIEDLAIEDVADIGGVVRSADPKRTFDRDDGSEGQVRNVRIQDETGDIRVAMWGEKADIEMGPGDTVQFADVEIQDGWQDDIEASAGWRATVTVTDSGSSAPTAGGGDSDSAELSSFGDDGSAAGTAESAGSENASGSAESVDSETGPSAGDGDAETVEFTGTVVQPGDPAKLDDGTETVSVHTSEELSLGEEVTVRGPMREGRIDAEDVV; encoded by the coding sequence ATGGGCGCGATAGAGGACGTGTACTCGGACCTCGATACCGACGTGTCCCTCGAGGAGTTCGAGGACGCAGTCGAGGCGAAAGTCGAGCAGATGGGCGGGCTCGCGGACGAGGAGACCGCCGCGATGTTGATCGCCCACGAACTGCGCGACGAGGAGGTGACGGGGATCAGTGACATCGAACCGGGGATGGACGAGGTGAAGTTCCTCGCGAAGGTCACCGGCGTCGGCGAACTCCGCACCTTCGAGCGCGACGAGGAGGACGAGGACGGCATGGTGATCAACGTCGAGGCCGCCGATGCGACCGGCTCGGTCAGGCTCGCCTTCTGGGACGAACAGGCCAAAGCCATCGAGAACGAGGGCATGGAACAGGGCACCGTCCTCCGGGTGAAGGGCCGCCCCAAGGAGGGGTACAACGGGCTCGAAGTCAGCGTCACCCAGGCAGAAGAGGACCCCGACGCCGAGGTCGACGTCGATATCCGGGACACCTACCGGATCGAGGACCTCTCGATGGGGCTCTCGGACGTCGATCTCAAGGGCAAGGTGCTCGCGACCGACGGCGTGCGGACCTTCGACCGGGACGACGGCTCCGAAGGGAGAGTGGCGAACCTGACCCTCGGCGACGAAACGGGGAGGATCAGGATCACCCTCTGGGACGAGCGCACCGAGGCCACGGAGGCGTTCTCGGCGGGCGAGTCCGTCGAAATCGTCGACGGCTACGTCCGCGAGCGAAACGGCGAGTTGGAGCTCCACGTCGGCAATCGCGGGGCGATCGAGGGGATAGAAGACGAAATCGAGTACGTCCCGGAGACGACCGCGATCGAGGACTTGGCAATCGAGGACGTCGCGGATATCGGCGGTGTGGTCCGTTCGGCGGACCCGAAACGCACCTTCGACCGGGACGACGGCTCGGAGGGCCAAGTGAGGAACGTACGGATCCAGGACGAAACCGGCGACATCCGGGTCGCGATGTGGGGCGAGAAAGCCGACATCGAGATGGGACCGGGCGATACCGTCCAGTTCGCCGACGTCGAGATCCAGGACGGCTGGCAGGACGACATCGAGGCCTCTGCGGGCTGGCGCGCGACGGTGACGGTCACCGATTCGGGCTCCTCGGCCCCGACGGCCGGTGGGGGCGATTCGGACTCCGCGGAACTCTCGTCGTTCGGCGACGACGGGTCGGCCGCCGGCACTGCGGAGTCGGCAGGAAGCGAGAACGCGTCGGGCTCGGCGGAATCGGTCGACTCCGAGACGGGCCCGTCGGCGGGCGACGGGGACGCAGAGACCGTCGAGTTCACCGGGACGGTCGTCCAGCCGGGCGACCCCGCGAAGCTCGATGACGGCACGGAAACCGTCTCGGTACACACGAGCGAGGAACTCTCGCTGGGCGAGGAGGTCACGGTCCGGGGGCCGATGCGCGAGGGACGGATCGACGCCGAGGACGTCGTTTAG
- a CDS encoding aminotransferase family protein, giving the protein MEPASATLAHWSSPDGDPPTIVEGEGCYVTDSEGTEHLDFIAQLYCVNAGHGNGRINAAIEEQLSKVAYVSSAKHNDTRDRLADELAEIAPGDLSNTFFSVSGSEANEAAVQIAREYTGAPKVLTRYQSYHGGTYGAGSLTGDPSTRAALEPYGGTATGKFLPPLPEAFDAEGEELAAKAADHLEYVIRNEGHETVGAVLMEPVAGTSGAYPAPPGYFERVREICDTYDVLLIADEVITGFGRCGEWFGIQTEGVEPDMLTFAKGVTSAYAPLAGVLVGPEIAASVREGGYDLGQTFGGHPLSCAAGLGALEVYRDGLLDNVRENAAYFESELGELEAHDAVADVRGRGFLWGVTFRDGDEPFVDPWVEPDVENPVEAVLEDAADRNVMLGSGRPSTQVICAPPLCAGREEIDAGVAALGAAIERVFG; this is encoded by the coding sequence ATGGAGCCGGCAAGCGCGACGCTCGCTCACTGGTCGAGCCCCGACGGCGACCCGCCGACGATCGTCGAGGGCGAGGGGTGTTACGTGACCGACAGCGAGGGGACCGAGCACCTCGATTTCATCGCCCAGCTCTACTGTGTGAACGCCGGCCACGGCAACGGGCGCATCAACGCGGCGATCGAAGAGCAGCTCTCGAAGGTGGCGTACGTCTCCTCGGCGAAACACAACGACACGCGCGACCGCCTCGCAGACGAACTCGCCGAGATCGCGCCCGGAGACCTCTCGAACACCTTCTTCTCGGTGTCGGGCAGCGAGGCCAACGAGGCGGCCGTCCAGATCGCCCGCGAGTACACGGGCGCGCCGAAGGTGCTCACGCGCTATCAGTCCTATCACGGCGGGACCTACGGCGCGGGGAGCCTAACTGGCGATCCCTCCACCAGAGCGGCGCTCGAACCCTACGGCGGGACGGCCACTGGAAAGTTCCTGCCGCCGCTGCCGGAGGCGTTCGACGCCGAGGGCGAGGAGCTGGCGGCGAAGGCGGCCGATCACCTGGAGTACGTGATCCGCAACGAGGGCCACGAGACCGTCGGAGCCGTGTTGATGGAGCCGGTCGCCGGCACCAGCGGCGCGTACCCCGCCCCGCCCGGCTACTTCGAGCGGGTGCGCGAGATCTGTGATACGTACGACGTGCTGCTGATCGCCGACGAGGTGATCACCGGCTTCGGGCGCTGTGGCGAGTGGTTCGGGATCCAAACCGAGGGCGTCGAGCCGGACATGCTCACCTTCGCGAAAGGCGTCACGAGCGCGTATGCGCCCCTCGCTGGCGTGCTCGTCGGCCCGGAGATCGCTGCGAGCGTCCGGGAGGGTGGCTACGACCTCGGACAGACCTTCGGGGGCCATCCCCTCTCGTGTGCAGCGGGACTGGGCGCGCTTGAGGTCTACCGGGACGGGCTGCTCGACAACGTCCGCGAGAACGCGGCGTACTTCGAGAGCGAGCTCGGGGAGCTAGAAGCACACGACGCCGTCGCGGACGTCCGCGGCCGGGGCTTTCTGTGGGGGGTCACGTTCAGGGACGGCGACGAGCCGTTCGTCGACCCGTGGGTCGAACCGGACGTGGAGAACCCGGTGGAGGCGGTGCTCGAAGACGCTGCCGACCGGAACGTCATGTTGGGGTCGGGTCGGCCGTCGACCCAGGTCATCTGTGCGCCGCCGCTGTGTGCGGGCCGCGAGGAGATCGACGCGGGCGTCGCCGCCCTCGGGGCGGCGATCGAGCGCGTCTTCGGGTGA
- a CDS encoding histone family protein: protein MSVELPFAPVDTIIRRNAGGLRVSAEATAELAELIQRRGASIAAGATDAADAEGRKTLMPADFGVEEVVDPDTLELPIAPVDRIARLDIDDRYRVSMDARIALAQLLEADADDVADGAVTLARHADRRTVKAEDIRTYVELVT from the coding sequence ATGAGCGTCGAGTTGCCGTTCGCGCCGGTTGATACGATCATCCGGCGCAACGCCGGTGGGTTGCGCGTCAGTGCCGAAGCGACGGCGGAACTCGCCGAACTGATCCAACGACGGGGGGCCTCGATCGCAGCGGGAGCGACCGACGCGGCCGACGCCGAGGGCAGGAAGACCCTGATGCCCGCCGATTTCGGCGTCGAGGAGGTGGTCGATCCCGACACCCTCGAACTGCCGATCGCGCCGGTCGACCGGATCGCCAGACTGGACATCGACGACCGCTATCGGGTCTCGATGGACGCACGCATCGCGCTAGCACAGCTCCTGGAAGCCGATGCGGACGACGTCGCCGACGGGGCGGTAACGCTCGCACGCCACGCGGATCGGCGGACGGTGAAAGCCGAGGACATACGGACGTACGTCGAACTGGTCACATGA
- a CDS encoding histone deacetylase family protein: MRFGYSDTCLEHDTGGRHPETPDRLRAIKRGLTKKHGVEYVEGDPASVSAIEAVHDPEYVAEVEEFCASGGGNWDPDTVAVEETWDAALQSAGLAQWAAETALAGEQGRDTPFSIGRPPGHHALSDDAMGFCFFNNAAVAAQAAREEVDRVAIVDWDVHHGNGTQEIFEERSDVFYASLHEDGLYPGTGDAEEIGTGEGEGTTCNVSLPAGTDDGGYLYTVEEVLAPVIERFDPGLLVISAGFDAHRHDPISRMRVSTDGFGHLTIALREIADAADAPIAFVLEGGYGLDTLSEGVAMVHEVFDGHTPVENESGPDEDVEELVAELREHHGLGS; the protein is encoded by the coding sequence ATGAGATTCGGATACAGCGACACCTGCCTCGAGCACGACACCGGGGGACGCCACCCCGAGACGCCGGACCGGCTCCGAGCGATCAAACGCGGGCTCACCAAGAAACACGGCGTCGAGTACGTCGAGGGCGATCCCGCGTCCGTCTCGGCCATCGAGGCGGTCCACGACCCCGAGTACGTCGCCGAAGTCGAGGAGTTCTGCGCATCGGGCGGGGGCAACTGGGACCCCGACACCGTCGCCGTCGAGGAGACGTGGGACGCCGCACTCCAGAGTGCCGGGCTCGCCCAGTGGGCGGCCGAAACCGCCCTCGCGGGCGAGCAGGGACGGGACACCCCGTTTTCGATCGGCCGGCCGCCGGGCCACCACGCGCTGTCGGACGACGCCATGGGCTTTTGTTTCTTCAACAACGCCGCCGTCGCCGCCCAGGCCGCCCGAGAGGAGGTCGACCGGGTCGCGATCGTCGACTGGGACGTCCACCACGGCAATGGAACCCAGGAGATCTTCGAGGAGCGCTCGGACGTCTTTTATGCCTCGCTGCACGAGGACGGCCTCTATCCGGGGACGGGCGACGCCGAGGAGATCGGTACCGGCGAGGGCGAGGGGACGACCTGTAACGTCTCGCTTCCCGCCGGCACCGACGACGGGGGCTACCTGTACACCGTCGAGGAGGTCCTCGCACCGGTCATCGAGCGCTTCGACCCCGGCCTGCTCGTCATCAGCGCCGGCTTCGACGCCCATCGCCACGACCCAATCTCACGGATGCGCGTCTCGACGGACGGCTTTGGCCACCTCACGATCGCGCTGCGGGAGATCGCCGACGCCGCCGATGCGCCCATCGCGTTCGTTCTGGAAGGTGGGTACGGCCTCGATACCCTCTCGGAGGGGGTCGCGATGGTCCACGAGGTCTTCGACGGTCACACCCCCGTCGAGAACGAGTCGGGGCCCGACGAGGACGTCGAGGAGCTCGTCGCCGAGCTCCGGGAGCATCACGGGCTGGGGTCGTAG